ATATAGCAAGGATGGAGATGTCTGGAGGTAGGGAAggacctaactctaaggtaTACTGCCTAAAATTATGGGCCCTCGCCGCCAAGGCATCTGCCACTGAATTCCCTTCCCGGTAAATATGCGATAAATGAACAGATCGCCCCCTCATCAGCAAAAGAGTCCTTGTAACAAGATGTTCCAGGTCCCAGCAGCACCGACGAGAACGAAGTAAAAGAATGGAAATCCAAGAGTCAGTATCAATCCAAAGAGGGAAGAGATGAAGATCAGAAGAAATGAGAAGACCCCTCCAAATAGCCCATAATTCTGCCCGGATATTGGTCCCAACTCCAATGAACTCGCTGAAAGAAACCACCACATGCCCAAAGGAGTCACGAACAACACCACCAACAGTAGAAGCCCCAGGACTACCTCTAGAACTCCCATCAACATTCAATTTAAAACACTCGAACGGCGGCCGCAACCAACGAACAATCGCTATTCTATGAACCCTATGCAACTCAACAAAAATCCCCAGTGTCCTCGCAGCCTGCAAAACACCCCGCCAGTGCATGGGCTTAACAGTAGATGCAGCATGAGCGAGACGCAAATAAGACAAAATCTGAGACTTAACAGTCTCCCCAGAAATGTGCAAATGACGGTGTTTCGCATCATTCCTAGCTGTCCAGAGAAACCATAAAATGATGAAAGGCAAAAACTCCTTCACGTGGCCCCTAGGAGTCCACCCCGGATGCCTCTTCCAAGCACTGAGGAAGAGTCTGAAATCACTGGTAAGGGGAATACAGACATGAAAAACAGCCCTAAAGTAATGCCATATAGACCTGGCAAGAGGGCTATCAATGAAAATGTGCGTGAATGTCTCGGGCCTCTCACAGCACTGACATTTAGACGCCAGCTCGAAGCCACGAGGCTGGAGCACATCGTCAACTGGAAGCCATTGATGCCAAAACCTCCAGAGGAAGAAAGACATAGTAGGCCTCAGCCAACGGCCCCAGCAAGGAGTTAAGATATCAGAAACTTGGTCTCTCAAGCGGACAAGCTCCCAGGCGGATTTCAGCGAAAAAACACCGTCAGAAATATGCACCCAAATAGCCAAATCGGGTTCCCCCGATGCAATAGGAATCAGAGTAATAGTCTCAGCAACAGAGGGAGGGACAACTGAGCAGAGGAGGTCAAAATCCCAAGCCCCATCTGAAAGAAAGTGAGAAACACAGACACCTCGATCTCCCCTAACAAGAACCTAACTAGATAAGGGAACATCCCCACACCAGATGTCATTCAAAAAATTAACATCTCCCATCCCAATTCTCCATCGAATGCCAGATTCAGCACGAGGCCTAATCTTAAGCAAACGacgccaagtgggagaaatgaaCCCAGCAGATGAGACATAAGCTGGATGCACCAACTGGCAGTATTTTCTCATGATGAAGTTGGCCCATAGAGATGAACCTTGACGAAAATGAAACCATAACTTAATGGAGAAGCTTTCCACAATATCTTTGAGCCTGCGAAATCCAAGACCCCCTTCAGAGACAGGAAGACATGCACGAGACCACCTCGCCCAATGCCATTTCTTATCCAAGGATCTGGATCCCCACAGAAACCATTGAAAACATTCTCAAGCCTCTCCATAACTGCCAGAGGTGGCTGGACTACCTGGAAGAAATTCGATTTAGCCCTAGAAATTGGGGGTTTCCGACCGGTGGCCGGAAACCGGAAATTGAACCCGGCAATATCCTACCCATGACTGGACGAAGAGCTGAGCTAGAGGAATTGAAAAAAAACGCCGGATCGGCGCTGGAATTTGGACTTGAATGGGACGGAATTCTCGCCGGGAGCACACAAATCGTAGATCTAAAATTTCCGTCGACGGCATTTGGGGTTGAATCCGGTGCCATCGAGATCGTCTTGGACTGGGCATCACAGATCGGGCCTTGGATTGAACTAATAATGCATGAATCGGCCGGAATCGAAGAAATTGTGATCGGATTTTCGGTGAACAGTAACGGCGAATCTTTGAGGCATGAAATCGGGGGGCAAATGGACACCATTTCGGCTGATTTTTGGACACAAGGATCGCCTTGGAGAGGCGAATCGAATAATACATGTGCGACGCCAAAAGGAACGACGGAGACCGACGACGCAGAAGTGACCGGAATTTGCAGAATGTTAAGGGACGATTCCGACGGGCAAACGGTAAACGAAGGGGctgaaattttgatatgttgGTCATTGAGAAGAGGCGAATCTTGTGGGGAGGTGAACCGGCCGGAAACCGGCAGTGGCGGCGGCATGGCGACGGGGCAGAGCTAAGGGGCGATTTTTGGGTTATTGGGAGGGTTTTTTTGGGTAGAGAGCATTTTTCTAGGTTGGTTTGGTTTCGGGTTTAGGGTTAaggttttagggtttagggttttgggTTTTGGGTTTTGGGGTCTAGGGTCTAGGGTTTAGGGTCTTGGGTTTCGGGTTTCGGGTtttgggtttagggtttagggtttagggttttttttttttttttaaccggaaaacaccgccggatgcgggggggttaggcagacccctacctgtatatatccacaaaataaaaagtaacagcAGGAAGAAAACCTAAAAGAGGAGGGGGACAAAACCAAGACCTCCTCAAAAAAGCTAAAGCAGTAAAAACAAATACCAAGTAGCCTAGGGACATAAATACATAAGCAAAAATAACCCTAGTCTACGACAAAAAGTGCGCCAGAAACTAATCAAATACGAGCTGCGCTAAGAGTCAACACGCCGAAGAAGACCAAATGATAACTGGGAGATGAGTGCAGAATCCATGAAAAAATTCTCATCTCTAAGCCATCACCCTGAAGAATCCAATCTGTCAAAACGACTCTAATCTGAAACCGAGTAACTGTATGAATCCCAGCAGTCAAAATAAGATAAGGCCAGGAAATCACTGTACAATGACGATAGAAGAGCAAAATGAAGATCGCAATCCAGCCAGAACAAAAAAGATCCAGTATGACGAAGGTATCATAACAATGAAGAGGATCGTCCGGAAAGAATCCCTGGAACCACCACGACATCCAGTAAACTCCTGTAAAAGAACTGAGACGGCGGGCAAGGAGAAACTGCAGTAAACGCCCGCCAGGGACCAGAAGTGGACCAAAGAGAGGCCTAAACAGAAATAGCACTCCAGGGAATATGAAAGGGCCAAAGAAGAGCACCAAGAGGGTAAGTGCAAGAGCCCACCCAATCCCGAGAAGACCAAACATGTAGTGTGCGAGTGTCTGGGCCCACTCACACCAGACTGGCGAAACGGGGGAAAAGAGAAACCCCCTAAGTAACAGTACctgcaaagaaaaaatatacatatacataaagaAATATCGAAGAAATGGGTCCAAGAGAAGGGATGGGCTGCAAGCGGCTAAGAACATCGATATCTCAGGTAGGGAAGTCCGGAGGTATCCGAACGTGCAAGTATGGAAATGTGCCTAGGGAGGGAGggacctaactctaaggtaAAGTGCCTAAGGGTATGGGCCCTCGCCGCCAACGCATCCGCCACCGAATTACCCTCCCGAAATATATGCGAAATATGAACAGACCGCCCCCTCAAAAGGACCAGAATCCTGGATATAATGTGATCAAGACCCCAGCAACATCGACGGGAACGAATGAGCTGAATAGAAGTCAGAGAATCAAGCTCGATCCAAAGAGGGAAGAAAGAATGATCCGAAAAAAGGAGAAGACCCCTCCAAACCGCCCAAAGCTCAGCCCGGAGAGAAGACCCAGCTCCGATGAACTCGCTGAATGAGAGCACGACCCTCCCGGAATCATCCCGAACAACGCCACCAGCAGAGGAGTCCCCAGATGTACCACGCGAGCTCCCATCCACATTAAGCTTGAAGCACCCGGATGGCGGCCGCAGCCAGCGAACAATCGCCGTCCTACGAAATCTGTGGAGAGCAACCGAAATACCCAGCAATCTCGCCACATGAAACACACCCAGCCAATGTCTGGGCTTTACAGTACGCGCAGAGTGGGCGAGACGCAGGTAAGACAAAATCTGAAACTTCACCGTCTCCCCAGAGATGGGAAGATGACGGTGCTTAGCATCGTTCCGCGCAGTCCAGAGGAACCACAGGACGATGCAGGGAAGAAACTCCCGCACATGGCCCCCCCGGGACCAGACCAAAGCTCTCTTCCACGCACTGAGGAACAAACTGAAATCCTCAGTGTCGGGAATACGAACCCGAAACACTGCGCCAAAGAAGTGCCAGACAGACCGAGCAACCGGGCTGCGAATGAATATGTGTGTGAATGTCTCAGACATATCACAACACTGACATCTCGAGGCTAACGCAAAACCCCGGCGCTGGAGCACCTCATCAACTGGGAGCCATTGATGCCAGAATCTCCAGAGGAAGAAAGACATGGTAGGCCTCAACCAGCTCCCCCAACACGAGCGGAATATATCAGAAGACGGAGCACGCTGACGGATCAGCTCCCAAGCAGATCTCACAGAGAAAGCACCATCGGAGCTATGGATCCATCGTGTCAGATCAGGGTCACCCGAAAGAACAGGAATCAAAACAATATCCTCGGCAACCGAAGGAGCAACAACCGCATAGAGGCGATCAAAATCCCAGGACCCCTCAGACAGAAAATAAGAGACCCGAACATAACGGCCCCCGCGGACCACACACCGGGAGGACAAAGGAACGTCCCCAAACCAAGTGTCATCCCAAAAGGAAACATCTCCGAGACCAACTCGCCAGCGAATGCCAGGCTCCGCGCGAGGGCGGATCCTGAGGAGACGACGCCAAATGGAGGAAATAGAAGCACGGGCGGGGACACAGGCAGGAGCATCCAGCCGGCAATACTTCCGGAAAAGGAATCTCGCCCATAGAGAGGAGCCCTGTCGAAATCTGAACCATAATTTTATAGAAAAACATTCCACGAGATCTTTCAATCTGCGGAATCCAAGGCCCCCCTCAAGCACAGGGAGGCAAGCCCGGACCACCGGGCCCAATGCCACTTCCTATCCGAGGGTCTCGACCCCCAGAGGAAGGCATTGAAGACCTGCTCAAGCTTCTCCATGACAGCCAGAGGTGGCTGAACCACCTGAAACAGATAAATCGGCATGGAGAGGAGGACGCTACGTATCAAGGTCATGCGGCTCCCCGGGGAAAGGGTCCGAATCTCCCAACCCTCTAACTTCCTACGAACAGACTGTAGGAGGGGCTCAAAAAGGGAGCATGTGCGATTACCCCGATAAAGGGGAACTCCGAGGTACTTGAGGGGCAGATGACCCTCGACGAACCCAGTGATGCGCAAAAGCCGGGAGCGGAGGCGCCCAGAGCACCTCGGAGGCAAAATCAAAGAACTCTTGGCAGCATTCACCCGCTGCCCCGAACAGTTCTCGTAGTGATGCAGAAAATCAACAAGGCGCTGCATACCACGAGTCCCACCACtagcaaaaataataatatcatcagcGTAAGCCAGATGGGAAATCAAAATATCACAATCAGAACGGTACCTGAGCGCAGGATGCTGCAGGTAGAGGCAGTCAAGGCCACGAGAAAGATACTCCGCCCTCAAAACGAAGAGAAGGGGAGACAATGGATCGCCCTGCCGGAGGCCTCTGGTGGAACCAAAAAACCCCGATAGCGAACCATTGATGTTCACGGAGAAATGACAATGGGAAATACAGGCCGAAACCAAAGCCACGACACGCTCTGAAAAACCAAAATGTCTCAAAACGTCGAAGAGGAAATGCCACTGGACCCGATCATAGGCCTTGGCCATATCCAACTTCAATATGACATTACCACCACGAGTGGGGAGAGTAATGCTGTGAGTGAGCTCCTGGGCA
The Primulina eburnea isolate SZY01 chromosome 5, ASM2296580v1, whole genome shotgun sequence genome window above contains:
- the LOC140831482 gene encoding uncharacterized protein — encoded protein: MNCLIWNIRGLRGSESQQRLHAFVKEKQIKVLAVLETLIDLDPRFMTRRLGFSGVISILSGHIWVLFAADVRAECDYVQRRDLWASLLLVKPVLGPWLVGGDFNVVRDASECLGSRGGRLLPMEEFNTFILDSGLIDAGFEGSSFTWTNKTIWKRLDRVLVSVDWGDHFSSIRVEHLARTVSDHCPLLVTAPVFARGPSSFRFQRMWVRHHGFLQTVRLNWNLPCSLSGMPRLFAKMKRLKHHLRWWNRDVFGNIFDRLTETERAVRSAEDVCEADPSDANWTSLSDRNEDLARITAMEADFWKQKAACHWLEDGERNTRLFHNMVRKKRVANKIFRIWENGVCLTSQDLIQQSGALFFQDLLTGEPSALDCPDFSGFSSVISAVENDGIAAIPSLEVVRATVFSIHPDSVAGPDGFSSAFFQHCWEIVHQDVFGAVLDFFQGSPMPQGFTATTITLIPKVEGARAWSDFRPISLCNVTNKIISKLLYSRLRDVVERLVSPNQSGFVPGRMISDNILLAQELTHSITLPTRGGNVILKLDMAKAYDRVQWHFLFDVLRHFGFSERVVALVSACISHCHFSVNINGSLSGFFGSTRGLRQGDPLSPLLFVLRAEYLSRGLDCLYLQHPALRYRSDCDILISHLAYADDIIIFASGGTRGMQRLVDFLHHYENCSGQRVNAAKSSLILPPRCSGRLRSRLLRITGFVEGHLPLKYLGVPLYRGNRTCSLFEPLLQSVRRKLEGWEIRTLSPGSRMTLIRSVLLSMPIYLFQVVQPPLAVMEKLEQVFNAFLWGSRPSDRKWHWARFRQGSSLWARFLFRKYCRLDAPACVPARASISSIWRRLLRIRPRAEPGIRWRVGLGDVSFWDDTWFGDVPLSSRCVVRGGRYVRVSYFLSEGSWDFDRLYAVVAPSVAEDIVLIPVLSGDPDLTRWIHSSDGAFSVRSAWELIRQRAPSSDIFRSCWGSWLRPTMSFFLWRFWHQWLPVDEVLQRRGFALASRCQCCDMSETFTHIFIRSPVARSVWHFFGAVFRVRIPDTEDFSLFLSAWKRALVWSRGGHVREFLPCIVLWFLWTARNDAKHRHLPISGETVKFQILSYLRLAHSARTVKPRHWLGVFHVARLLGISVALHRFRRTAIVRWLRPPSGCFKLNVDGSSRGTSGDSSAGGVVRDDSGRVVLSFSEFIGAGSSLRAELWAVWRGLLLFSDHSFFPLWIELDSLTSIQLIRSRRCCWGLDHIISRILVLLLRGFLFSPVSPVWCEWAQTLAHYMFGLLGIGWALALTLLVLFFGPFIFPGVLFLFRPLFGPLLVPGGRLLQFLLARRLSSFTGVYWMSWWFQGFFPDDPLHCYDTFVILDLFCSGWIAIFILLFYRHCTVISWPYLILTAGIHTVTRFQIRVVLTDWILQGDGLEMRIFSWILHSSPSYHLVFFGVLTLSAARI